From the Bacillus tuaregi genome, one window contains:
- a CDS encoding TRAP transporter large permease, which yields MTATAVLFGSFAILLLISVPIGIALGLATLITIIYSGSLPLEFLAKELVTSADSFPLMAVPFFILAGEIMGKGGISQRLFGVAGALVGNKTGGFAIATIITCMFFAAISGSGPATVAAIGGVMIPAMVQQGYDRRFATATVAAAGSIGIIIPPSIPMVMFGITASVSVGDLFISGIIPGILVGLGMMVWAWYFSKKMGYKGLEEKTSFKNIGKSIWDAKWALLIPIIILGGIYGGFFTPTEAAVVAVVYGLFVAVVIYRELPLRELPKVMYESALTTSTVLIIVGTANAFGRLLTIEQIPNKIASWLIGISSNPTVIILLIMALLLVVGMFMDPLAAIIILTPILLPIVVQVGYDPVHFGVLMIINLAVGYFTPPVGVNLFVGSSISGVSMGPLSRAVLPYIASMIIILLLVTFLPQIVLLFI from the coding sequence ATGACTGCAACTGCCGTCTTGTTTGGCAGCTTTGCCATTCTTTTACTTATAAGCGTGCCAATTGGTATTGCCTTAGGTTTAGCTACGCTAATTACCATTATCTATTCTGGCAGTCTGCCGCTAGAGTTTTTAGCTAAAGAATTAGTAACATCTGCGGATTCATTTCCGTTAATGGCCGTTCCCTTTTTCATACTTGCAGGGGAAATTATGGGAAAAGGTGGTATTTCGCAAAGATTATTTGGGGTTGCGGGTGCATTGGTAGGTAACAAAACAGGGGGATTTGCCATTGCCACCATTATTACTTGTATGTTCTTTGCCGCGATTTCCGGTTCCGGTCCTGCAACGGTCGCGGCCATTGGAGGCGTGATGATTCCTGCTATGGTTCAGCAGGGCTATGACAGACGGTTTGCAACAGCGACTGTAGCAGCTGCAGGTTCGATTGGTATTATTATTCCACCAAGTATTCCAATGGTTATGTTCGGGATAACGGCAAGTGTTTCAGTAGGAGACTTGTTTATTTCTGGGATTATTCCGGGTATTTTGGTTGGACTTGGGATGATGGTATGGGCTTGGTACTTTTCGAAGAAGATGGGTTACAAAGGACTAGAGGAAAAAACGTCATTCAAAAATATCGGTAAATCGATTTGGGATGCGAAATGGGCCTTATTAATTCCCATTATTATTTTAGGTGGAATCTACGGCGGTTTCTTCACACCAACAGAAGCAGCTGTCGTTGCTGTTGTCTACGGACTCTTTGTCGCGGTCGTTATCTACCGTGAGCTGCCGTTAAGAGAATTACCTAAAGTGATGTATGAATCAGCACTTACAACGTCTACTGTTTTGATAATTGTTGGTACGGCAAATGCATTCGGAAGGCTGTTAACCATTGAACAGATTCCTAATAAAATTGCTAGTTGGTTAATTGGTATCTCGAGTAACCCAACCGTTATTATTTTGCTCATTATGGCATTGTTATTAGTGGTAGGAATGTTTATGGACCCTCTTGCAGCTATAATTATTTTAACACCTATTCTATTGCCAATCGTTGTACAAGTTGGCTACGATCCTGTTCATTTTGGTGTTTTGATGATCATTAACCTGGCAGTCGGATATTTTACTCCTCCTGTAGGAGTTAACCTGTTTGTAGGGTCTAGTATATCGGGTGTATCAATGGGACCCTTATCAAGGGCCGTTCTCCCATATATCGCTTCTATGATCATCATTCTATTGCTTGTAACCTTTCTTCCACAGATAGTCTTGTTGTTTATTTAG
- a CDS encoding TRAP transporter small permease: MKAIRWLDENIEKVILVFFSIIMVAVIFLQVVMRQFGGSLSWSEELARYCFIWLIYIGISFGVKQQKHVKIDALLFLLKDKGQISLTIISNLFFMLFAIFVILYGYEVANQLLQFGQKSPANQIPMGLVYMATPIGMGLTLIRLIQNQIDLIKSLFNKGKENNILN, translated from the coding sequence ATGAAGGCTATTCGTTGGCTCGATGAGAATATCGAAAAAGTCATACTAGTGTTTTTCTCCATCATCATGGTAGCTGTTATCTTTTTACAAGTGGTGATGAGGCAATTTGGCGGATCCCTCTCATGGTCAGAGGAATTGGCACGCTATTGTTTTATTTGGTTGATTTACATTGGAATCAGCTTTGGAGTCAAACAGCAAAAACATGTGAAGATAGATGCACTCTTATTTTTACTAAAGGATAAAGGGCAAATTTCATTAACCATTATCTCCAATCTTTTTTTTATGTTATTTGCAATCTTTGTTATTTTATATGGCTATGAGGTGGCCAATCAATTACTTCAATTTGGACAAAAGTCACCTGCAAATCAAATTCCAATGGGGCTTGTTTATATGGCGACTCCAATTGGAATGGGATTGACCCTGATACGTTTGATCCAAAACCAAATTGATTTAATCAAGTCTTTATTCAATAAAGGTAAAGAAAATAATATTTTAAATTAG
- the dctP gene encoding TRAP transporter substrate-binding protein DctP, translating to MKLFLMIATVISLLVLSACGGGAKETATDKANGGKDGDVIKIKVGHISPDGQAYAIGFAEYAKAVEEATDGKVKFEIFGNGALGGERELLEGVQLGTLDMSLITTSVVTGFVPEVAVIEFPFLFRDLDHAYKTLDGEVGQELLDKMSESNLKGLAFWENGQRHLANSKKPIKAVSDLKGLKMRVMESELLIDTYSEMGTNATPMAFPEVYGGLQQGVIDGSDFSTGVYYTTNVYEQSKYFSEVGLYYASATLVMNQELFASLPEDIQKVMVDLGKEYAEKERQINQDLMEDYKKNLVEKGVEIIPEKDIDMESFRKAVQPVYEKHAEKYGDFVERIQAVK from the coding sequence ATGAAGTTATTTTTAATGATTGCAACAGTTATCAGTTTATTGGTGCTGTCGGCTTGCGGCGGTGGAGCAAAGGAAACTGCAACCGATAAAGCTAACGGCGGTAAGGATGGAGACGTTATTAAGATTAAAGTAGGGCATATTTCTCCAGATGGACAAGCCTATGCAATTGGATTTGCAGAATATGCAAAGGCAGTCGAAGAAGCGACAGATGGAAAGGTAAAATTCGAGATTTTCGGTAATGGAGCTTTAGGCGGTGAACGTGAGCTGCTAGAGGGCGTCCAACTGGGGACGTTAGATATGAGTTTGATCACAACAAGTGTTGTGACAGGCTTTGTACCAGAAGTCGCAGTTATTGAATTCCCATTTTTATTTAGAGATTTGGACCATGCTTACAAAACGTTAGATGGTGAAGTAGGACAAGAGTTACTAGATAAAATGTCTGAATCCAATTTAAAAGGGTTGGCATTCTGGGAAAATGGTCAGCGCCATTTAGCCAATAGTAAGAAGCCTATCAAAGCTGTTTCAGATTTAAAAGGGTTAAAAATGCGTGTTATGGAAAGTGAACTTTTAATTGATACGTATAGTGAAATGGGAACGAATGCAACACCTATGGCTTTCCCTGAGGTGTATGGCGGATTGCAACAGGGAGTAATAGATGGATCAGATTTCTCAACAGGTGTTTACTATACAACAAATGTATACGAGCAATCTAAGTATTTCTCTGAAGTAGGACTTTATTATGCTTCTGCGACTTTAGTAATGAATCAGGAGCTTTTTGCTTCATTACCTGAGGACATTCAAAAAGTAATGGTTGATCTTGGAAAAGAGTATGCAGAGAAGGAACGTCAAATTAATCAAGATTTAATGGAGGACTACAAAAAGAACTTAGTTGAAAAGGGAGTAGAAATTATTCCTGAGAAGGACATTGATATGGAGTCATTCCGTAAGGCCGTTCAACCGGTCTATGAAAAGCACGCTGAAAAGTATGGAGATTTTGTTGAAAGAATTCAAGCTGTCAAATAA
- the arr gene encoding NAD(+)--rifampin ADP-ribosyltransferase: MSNSAKGAPTDVGPFYHGTKADLKVGDLLTAGGISNYKPELKMNHIYFTANVNGAGLAATLAKGEGRERIYIIEPTGEFENDPNVTDKKFPGNLTRSYRSKEPLRIIGEEKEWTKLTTTERREWREKSAKNKGEIIN, translated from the coding sequence TTGTCAAATTCAGCTAAGGGTGCACCTACTGATGTAGGTCCATTTTACCATGGGACAAAGGCAGATTTGAAAGTTGGTGATTTACTGACAGCGGGTGGAATTTCAAATTACAAACCCGAACTTAAAATGAACCACATTTATTTCACTGCTAATGTCAATGGTGCAGGACTTGCAGCAACATTAGCAAAAGGAGAAGGAAGGGAACGCATTTATATAATAGAACCAACAGGTGAATTTGAAAACGACCCAAATGTTACTGACAAAAAATTCCCTGGTAACTTAACACGTTCTTATCGATCGAAAGAACCTTTAAGAATTATTGGTGAAGAAAAAGAGTGGACGAAACTGACAACTACTGAGCGGCGAGAATGGCGTGAAAAATCAGCTAAAAATAAAGGCGAAATTATTAACTAA
- a CDS encoding putative immunity protein: MSKSNGNKLTNSTDDQYLLRPATLWSIPFVAEVLPIFEENYPDDLRPRQSLEVATKYVQGEKRGQELRRVSMAVFKIGKEVDEPAKYVTKAASAISAVPYTHTDLQNGDQGWRQARHVLGPIVYAAYALELSKTSKVASDDMIDRAIKEAPTEVHTVIRNFSPQPIKKTRLDILFKKLDDALRA; this comes from the coding sequence ATGTCTAAATCTAATGGCAATAAACTTACGAATTCGACAGATGATCAGTATCTATTAAGACCGGCTACACTTTGGAGTATTCCTTTTGTGGCGGAAGTATTACCTATTTTTGAAGAGAATTACCCGGATGATTTAAGACCTCGGCAATCTTTAGAAGTAGCAACAAAATACGTCCAAGGCGAAAAGCGAGGACAAGAGCTTCGGAGAGTGTCAATGGCAGTTTTTAAAATTGGTAAAGAAGTAGATGAACCTGCAAAATATGTTACAAAAGCAGCATCTGCAATTTCTGCTGTTCCATATACCCATACGGATTTACAAAACGGCGACCAGGGATGGAGACAAGCACGTCATGTACTAGGACCAATTGTTTACGCAGCTTATGCACTTGAGTTATCAAAGACTTCAAAGGTTGCAAGCGACGACATGATTGATCGTGCAATTAAAGAGGCGCCAACTGAAGTTCATACAGTTATTCGGAATTTCTCACCGCAGCCCATCAAGAAAACACGACTAGATATATTGTTTAAGAAACTTGATGATGCTTTGCGTGCCTGA